From the genome of Maribacter algicola, one region includes:
- the fmt gene encoding methionyl-tRNA formyltransferase, protein MRELRIVFMGTPDFAVGILDTIVKANHTIVGVVTAPDKPSGRGRKLNESAVKKYAMANGLPILQPTNLKSEAFLKDLKDLNANLQVVVAFRMLPKAVWQMPKLGTFNLHASLLPDYRGAAPINWAIINGETKTGVTTFLIDEKIDTGAIILQKETEIHADEDAGSLHDRLMVLGANAVLETLDRIANGNLGSKVQENTGDLKVAHKIHRDTCKIDWNLPMDDIYNMIRGLSPYPAAWSTLTDEGEPLDIKIYKVSKEKKAHDFKIGTLIVDKKELKVAVKNGFLNLLEIQLQGKRKMNVVDLLNGLNLSQNAKIG, encoded by the coding sequence ATGCGAGAATTAAGAATTGTTTTTATGGGGACCCCGGATTTTGCCGTGGGGATCTTGGATACCATCGTTAAAGCCAACCATACCATTGTGGGCGTGGTAACGGCCCCGGATAAACCTTCTGGGCGCGGAAGAAAATTGAATGAATCCGCAGTAAAAAAATATGCCATGGCAAATGGCCTTCCTATCTTACAACCCACCAATCTAAAAAGCGAAGCCTTTTTAAAGGATTTAAAGGATTTGAACGCCAACCTTCAGGTAGTAGTTGCTTTTAGAATGCTGCCCAAGGCGGTTTGGCAAATGCCTAAATTAGGGACATTTAACCTTCATGCGTCCCTGTTGCCAGATTACAGGGGTGCGGCTCCTATCAATTGGGCCATCATCAATGGGGAAACAAAGACCGGGGTGACCACTTTTTTGATAGATGAAAAAATAGATACTGGTGCCATCATACTTCAAAAGGAAACAGAAATCCATGCCGATGAGGACGCGGGTTCCTTACATGACAGATTAATGGTACTGGGTGCCAATGCCGTTCTAGAAACACTGGATAGGATCGCCAACGGTAATTTAGGTTCCAAGGTACAGGAAAATACCGGCGATTTAAAAGTGGCCCATAAAATACATAGGGATACATGTAAAATCGACTGGAACCTTCCCATGGACGACATTTATAATATGATTAGGGGGCTTAGCCCCTACCCCGCCGCATGGAGTACTCTAACCGATGAAGGGGAGCCGTTGGATATAAAAATATATAAGGTTTCCAAAGAAAAGAAAGCGCACGATTTTAAGATCGGGACGTTGATTGTTGACAAAAAGGAACTAAAGGTCGCCGTTAAGAATGGGTTCTTGAATTTGTTGGAAATACAGCTTCAAGGGAAAAGAAAAATGAATGTTGTTGACCTATTGAACGGACTTAATCTATCACAAAATGCCAAAATTGGCTGA
- a CDS encoding HU family DNA-binding protein, whose product MNKTELIDAMAADAGITKAAAKKSLESFLGNVEGALKKGNRVSLVGFGSWSVSKRNAREGRNPSTGKTIQIAAKNVVKFKAGSELSDAVN is encoded by the coding sequence ATGAACAAAACAGAATTGATCGATGCAATGGCAGCAGACGCGGGCATCACTAAAGCAGCGGCTAAAAAGTCATTGGAGTCTTTCTTAGGAAATGTTGAAGGTGCTCTTAAAAAGGGCAATAGAGTTTCTCTAGTTGGTTTCGGGTCTTGGTCCGTTTCCAAAAGAAATGCAAGAGAAGGTAGAAACCCATCTACTGGAAAAACTATCCAAATCGCGGCTAAAAACGTTGTTAAGTTTAAGGCAGGTTCTGAGCTAAGCGATGCAGTAAATTAA
- a CDS encoding YqgE/AlgH family protein has translation MVHLKPNKGKLLIAEPSLTGDVSFNRSVVLLAEHNEEGSVGFILNKPLEYQISDLISEISKPFQVYNGGPVEQDNLYFIHKVPHLIDNSVEISDGIYWGGDFDKTVDLINNHIISEDDIRFFLGYSGWSSLQLDKELLSKSWIVVKNEYQSQIIKKSSGAFWKEKMLELGGDYLLWSNAPENPSLN, from the coding sequence ATGGTCCATTTGAAGCCAAATAAAGGTAAGTTGTTAATTGCAGAACCTTCGTTGACCGGAGACGTTTCATTTAATAGATCTGTGGTGTTATTGGCAGAACATAATGAAGAGGGTTCGGTTGGTTTTATTCTGAACAAGCCTCTAGAGTATCAAATTAGCGATCTTATATCTGAAATCTCCAAGCCATTTCAAGTCTATAATGGCGGGCCCGTTGAGCAGGACAATCTATATTTTATACATAAGGTGCCGCATTTGATTGATAATAGTGTGGAAATATCCGATGGTATATACTGGGGCGGGGATTTTGATAAAACCGTCGACCTTATAAATAATCATATCATTTCCGAAGACGATATCAGATTTTTTCTAGGCTACTCAGGATGGTCGTCCCTTCAGTTGGACAAAGAACTTTTGTCCAAGTCTTGGATCGTCGTCAAAAACGAATACCAAAGTCAAATCATCAAAAAATCGTCCGGGGCTTTTTGGAAGGAAAAAATGTTGGAACTAGGTGGGGATTATCTTCTATGGTCCAATGCCCCAGAAAACCCTAGTCTTAATTAA
- a CDS encoding aminotransferase class IV — MINFNGELYRDHDTIFNQDNRGFLYGDALFETIRVVNGHIYFLEDHYFRLMSSMRILRMEIPMNFTMEFFEDEIKRTTLANENAQAHRIRFSVFRNNGGLYTPKTNDTSYLVSAKKLETPFYVLDGLPYEVELFKDFFVNKDMLSNLKTNNKVLPVVAGIYAKENDYANCLLLNLEKSVVEAINGNLFLVSGNTIKTPPLKDGCLDGIIRKKLISILKDDEHLNVVEESISPFELQKADEIFITNTISGIIPVTKYRKKEFNYEIAKKLVGRLNAIARLVV, encoded by the coding sequence ATGATAAATTTTAATGGTGAACTGTATAGGGATCACGATACTATTTTTAATCAGGACAATCGTGGTTTTTTATACGGTGATGCTCTTTTTGAGACTATTCGAGTCGTAAATGGCCATATTTATTTTCTTGAAGATCATTATTTTAGACTCATGTCTTCCATGCGGATTTTACGTATGGAAATCCCCATGAATTTTACGATGGAATTTTTTGAAGATGAAATCAAAAGGACCACGCTGGCGAACGAAAATGCCCAAGCACATAGAATCCGCTTTTCCGTGTTTAGAAATAATGGGGGGCTATATACGCCAAAAACCAATGATACTTCCTACCTGGTGAGTGCCAAAAAATTAGAAACCCCGTTTTACGTTCTGGACGGATTACCTTATGAAGTTGAACTTTTTAAGGACTTCTTTGTGAATAAGGACATGCTCTCCAATTTAAAAACGAACAATAAGGTCCTACCTGTGGTTGCAGGAATTTATGCCAAGGAGAATGATTATGCGAATTGTTTGTTGTTGAACCTTGAAAAATCGGTAGTAGAGGCCATCAACGGAAATTTATTCTTGGTTTCCGGGAATACGATAAAGACACCACCCCTAAAGGATGGTTGTTTGGATGGTATTATTCGAAAGAAATTGATTTCTATATTGAAGGATGATGAACATCTAAATGTTGTGGAGGAAAGCATTTCTCCTTTTGAACTTCAAAAGGCAGATGAAATTTTTATTACCAATACCATCAGCGGCATTATTCCAGTGACCAAATATCGCAAGAAGGAGTTCAATTATGAAATTGCAAAAAAGCTTGTGGGAAGATTGAATGCCATTGCCCGTTTGGTTGTTTAA
- a CDS encoding START-like domain-containing protein — MSDKIKFEIEYVIQSSPQLLYQYLVTPSGLSEWFADNVNSRGEKYIFIWDGSEEEAKLLKRKSDEFVRFSWAESDDGSYFEMKIIVDEITKDVSLFITDFAEEDEVDEAKMLWENQISDLKQVLGSK; from the coding sequence ATGAGCGATAAAATTAAATTTGAGATAGAATACGTTATACAATCCTCCCCCCAGTTGTTGTACCAATATTTGGTGACTCCCTCTGGACTTTCAGAGTGGTTTGCCGATAATGTCAATTCCAGGGGTGAAAAATATATATTCATTTGGGACGGTTCTGAAGAAGAGGCCAAACTACTTAAAAGGAAATCAGATGAATTTGTACGATTTTCTTGGGCCGAAAGTGACGATGGATCATATTTTGAAATGAAAATCATTGTGGACGAAATAACAAAGGACGTTTCCTTGTTCATTACCGATTTTGCGGAGGAAGACGAAGTTGACGAGGCAAAAATGTTATGGGAAAATCAAATATCCGATTTAAAGCAGGTACTTGGTTCAAAATAA
- a CDS encoding helix-turn-helix transcriptional regulator, whose product MKVADVAHAVGIHPDYANTIFKRTYDKSLSNYLVQQRVLFVQRRLSITLDPITFIAYESGFNSISRFNSSFLKLTGMTPRAYRKMFQVVL is encoded by the coding sequence ATCAAAGTTGCTGATGTAGCCCATGCCGTTGGGATTCACCCGGATTATGCAAATACCATTTTTAAAAGGACCTATGACAAATCTTTATCCAATTACCTCGTTCAGCAACGGGTATTATTCGTGCAAAGAAGACTTTCCATCACTTTGGATCCAATTACTTTCATTGCCTATGAGTCCGGTTTCAATTCCATTAGCAGATTTAATTCCAGTTTTCTGAAACTCACTGGCATGACACCAAGGGCGTATCGAAAAATGTTTCAGGTTGTTCTGTAA
- a CDS encoding sulfatase family protein — translation MSDDHTTQGFGIYGSRLAGLNPTPNLDKLAKEGMIFDNAFVNNAICVPSRAAIITGQRAQTNGVLDLEGTIAPEKQYFPKEMKKLGYQTAIVGKWHLHHEPAAFDYYQVLPGQGKYYDPEFRVQGEKLWPKNVVQTKGHSSDMIMDATLDYLKNKRDKDQPFFLMHHFKAPHDDFEYAPRYENYLADTFIPEPESLYEIGNHGSVAVRGKNDSLTRIIGSSVSHRNVIRNQAMNIYWNDSTIYKQYRNAKDIGQEELVKWEMDAAEKEYTSKVYQDYLKKYLRCVKGVDDNIKRLLDYLETEGLLENTIIVYTGDQGFMLGEHDYIDKRWMYDESMRMPFFVRYPEKIKAGSRTDAIINNTDFAPTIIELAGGTTPEYMQGKSFKSILETGTEPEDWQKATYYRYWMHLAHRHQNPAHFGIRTKDYKLIFYYGKYWVNTDDPNVVWNKESWGNDFSNHTPPAWEFYDLNKDPKEMNNTYNKPENRAIIDDLKKQLFTMREDLNETDANYPHIQKVIDEYWDK, via the coding sequence ATGTCAGATGATCACACCACCCAAGGTTTTGGAATCTATGGAAGTCGGTTGGCAGGTTTGAACCCTACACCCAATCTAGATAAGTTGGCCAAAGAAGGGATGATTTTTGATAATGCCTTCGTGAACAATGCGATTTGTGTTCCTAGTCGAGCGGCAATCATAACTGGCCAACGAGCACAAACCAATGGAGTACTAGATTTAGAGGGTACCATTGCTCCTGAGAAGCAATACTTCCCAAAGGAAATGAAAAAATTGGGCTACCAGACGGCTATTGTTGGAAAGTGGCACTTACATCATGAGCCCGCTGCTTTCGATTATTATCAGGTATTACCTGGTCAGGGAAAATATTATGACCCCGAGTTCAGGGTTCAAGGAGAAAAATTATGGCCTAAAAATGTGGTTCAAACAAAAGGACATTCCTCTGATATGATAATGGACGCAACTTTGGACTACCTTAAAAATAAAAGAGACAAAGACCAACCTTTTTTCCTGATGCACCACTTTAAAGCTCCGCACGATGATTTTGAGTATGCACCACGATATGAGAATTACTTAGCGGATACTTTTATTCCCGAACCTGAAAGCCTGTATGAAATCGGAAATCACGGCTCAGTGGCAGTACGTGGAAAAAATGATTCTTTGACTAGAATTATCGGTTCTTCTGTCTCACACAGAAATGTCATCCGAAATCAGGCAATGAATATTTACTGGAATGACAGCACCATCTACAAGCAATATAGAAATGCGAAGGACATTGGTCAAGAAGAGTTGGTAAAATGGGAAATGGATGCAGCAGAAAAAGAATATACTAGTAAAGTATATCAAGATTACCTTAAGAAATACCTGCGTTGTGTAAAAGGTGTCGACGATAATATCAAGCGTTTGTTGGATTATCTGGAAACAGAAGGGCTTCTTGAAAACACAATAATCGTCTATACAGGAGACCAAGGTTTTATGCTCGGTGAACATGATTATATCGATAAACGTTGGATGTACGACGAATCGATGCGTATGCCATTTTTCGTTCGCTATCCTGAAAAAATTAAAGCGGGAAGTCGTACTGATGCCATAATTAATAATACTGATTTCGCACCTACAATTATTGAATTGGCAGGCGGTACCACTCCCGAATATATGCAGGGCAAAAGTTTTAAATCGATTCTAGAAACGGGAACTGAACCCGAAGATTGGCAAAAAGCCACCTACTATCGGTATTGGATGCACTTGGCGCATAGGCATCAAAATCCCGCGCACTTTGGCATCCGTACCAAAGATTACAAATTGATCTTTTACTACGGAAAATATTGGGTCAATACCGATGACCCTAATGTAGTTTGGAACAAAGAAAGTTGGGGTAATGATTTTAGCAACCATACTCCCCCGGCCTGGGAATTTTATGACTTAAACAAAGACCCCAAAGAAATGAACAATACGTACAACAAACCTGAAAACAGGGCAATAATCGACGACTTGAAAAAGCAATTATTCACGATGCGTGAAGATTTAAATGAAACGGATGCCAACTATCCGCATATTCAAAAAGTTATCGATGAATATTGGGATAAATAA